Proteins co-encoded in one Juglans regia cultivar Chandler chromosome 16, Walnut 2.0, whole genome shotgun sequence genomic window:
- the LOC109012456 gene encoding 60S ribosomal protein L30-like, which translates to MVTAKKTKKTHESINNRLALVMKSGKYTLGYKTVLRSLRSSKGKLIILSNNCPPLRKSEIEYYAMLAKIGVHHYNGNNVDLGTACGKYFRVSCLSIVDPGDSDIIKSLPGDH; encoded by the exons ATGGTGACGGCGAAGAAGACG AAGAAGACCCATGAGAGCATCAACAACAGGCTTGCCCTCGTTATGAAGAGCGGCAAATATACTCTCGGTTACAAAACTGTCCTTCGCTCTCTCCGCAGCTCCAAAG GGAAGCTGATCATCCTCTCCAACAATTGCCCCCCGCTGCGCAAGTCCGAGATTGAATACTACGCGATGCTTGCTAAGATTGGCGTCCACCATTACAATGGAA ACAACGTTGATCTGGGAACTGCTTGTGGAAAGTATTTTCGTGTGTCGTGCCTTAGCATTGTTGATCCAG GTGATTCAGATATTATCAAGTCGCTACCTGGAGATCACTGA
- the LOC109012520 gene encoding uncharacterized protein LOC109012520, which translates to MQSPQASLTHNLELEVGRLDYLKLSPEEHQLRYSPTAFNMVDPTEAASSVIGDYIGTESCLDLEHNVDMLIALNSTGGESENKTASNHDRRDANRKYSRGNRDWRLAREKKEFPPPIPLLARTGNLHSHMPWVLRRHYTSDGRLILTEEKVRHHEYFRAHRANGRLTLQLVPLDDDDAWLNDIHPSADDDQEDQPQSDISDHEEEEKAILDIDNNINNYGDIGGDVSLGEAGNHEFHEKEIVLHHHEDWRSSSAVINNEPTTTNGSTGMGSSVNGVAKCLNYNINIVGSAGTSSSPSSSSCIFGVPVTAISTVQS; encoded by the coding sequence atgcagtcCCCCCAAGCATCCCTCACCCACAATTTGGAACTAGAAGTGGGTCGTCTCGACTACCTGAAACTCTCCCCTGAAGAACACCAACTCAGATATAGCCCTACTGCCTTTAACATGGTCGACCCTACAGAGGCGGCGTCCTCTGTAATTGGGGACTACATTGGCACCGAGAGCTGCCTTGATCTCGAACATAACGTCGATATGTTAATTGCGTTGAACAGTACAGGGGGTGAGTCGGAGAACAAGACTGCGTCTAACCATGATCGTCGGGACGCTAATAGAAAGTACAGCCGTGGCAACCGAGATTGGAGGCTGGCGAGGGAGAAGAAAGAGTTCCCACCGCCGATACCATTGCTGGCTCGTACGGGGAATCTGCATTCTCACATGCCGTGGGTGCTGAGGAGACACTACACCAGTGACGGACGGTTGATTCTCACCGAAGAGAAGGTGAGGCACCACGAGTACTTCCGGGCACACAGGGCTAATGGGCGTCTCACGTTGCAGCTTGTGCCCTTGGACGACGACGACGCTTGGCTTAATGATATTCATCCGTCTGCTGATGATGATCAGGAAGATCAGCCACAGAGCGATATTTCTGAtcatgaggaagaagaaaaggccaTTCTTGATATTGACAACAACATTAACAATTATGGTGATATTGGTGGCGACGTGAGCCTTGGGGAGGCCGGGAATCATGAGTTTCATGAGAAGGAGATTGTTCTTCATCATCACGAGGATTGGAGGAGTAGTAGTGCTGTGATTAACAATGAACCGACGACGACAAATGGGAGTACTGGAATGGGTAGTAGTGTTAACGGGGTAGCAAAGTGCTTGAACTACAACATTAATATTGTGGGATCTGCAGGGACGTCGTCGTCGCCGTCATCGTCGTCATGTATATTCGGGGTGCCAGTGACTGCAATCAGTACGGTTCAGAGCTAG